The following nucleotide sequence is from Pseudonocardia sp. C8.
GGATCGGCGAGTCCGGCGCCATCGGCTCGTCCCCGGCGGTGGTGAACGCGGTGATCGATGCCGTGGCGCACCTCGGCGTGACCCACGTGGACATGCCGGCGACGCCGCAGGCCGTCTGGCGGGCGATCACGGCCGCATCGGGGAAGACTGCCTGACGTACCCGCAGCAGAGGAGGCATGGACATGGTGGCCATCAACTGCGACATGGGTGAGTCGTTCGCGATCTATCACTGCGGCGACGACGAGGGGCTGATGCCGTTCGTGACCGTCGCCAACGTGGCGTGCGGGTTCCACGCGTCGGACCCCCGGGTGATGTCCCGGACGGTGAAGCTCGCCAAGCGGCACGGCGTGCAGGTCGGGGCGCACCCGTCGCTGCCGGACCGGGAGGGCTTCGGTCGGCGCGAGATGAAGCTGGACCGCGAGGAGCTCACCGCGGCCGTCGTCTACCAGATCGGGGCGCTGACCGGGTTCCTGCGCGCCGAGGGCATGGAGCTCAACCACGTCAAGGCGCACGGCGCGCTCTACGGCATGGCCTCGCGCGACGAGGAGGTCGCCGCGGCGGTCGCCGACGCCGCGGACGTGTTCGGCGTGCCGCTGATGGGCATGGCCGGCACCGTGCACGAGAAGGTGTGGGGGGACCGGCCCGCCGGGTTCCTCTCGGAGTACTACGCCGACCTGGACTACCGCGACGACGGCTCACTGATCATCACCCGCGAGCACCACGCGTTCGACCCGGAGACCGCGGCCGCCGGCGCGCTGCGCGCGGTCACCGAGGGCGTGGCGACCTCGGAGAACGGCAAGGAGATCCCGGTGCGCGCGGACTGCGTCTGCGTGCACTCCGACACCCCGAACGCGGTCGAGCTGGCGCAGGCCGTCCACACCGCACTGAAACCCCACCTGAACTGAAGCCCCACCCGAACCGAGGAGCCCGCACGTGTCCCGTCATGAGATCGTCTCCCCGATCCCCGGTGTGTTCTACCGCCGGCCCGACCCGGACAGCCCGCCGTTCGCCGAGGACGGCGCGTCCGTGACCGACGACTCGCCGGTCGGCCTGGTCGAGGTCATGAAGTCGTTCCACCAGGTCCCGGCCGGGGTGTCCGGGACGCTGGTCGAGTTCCTCGTCGCCGACGAGGACGAGGTGGACGCCGGCCAGCCGGTGGCGGTGGTGGAGACGCAGTGAGGCGCCTGCTCGTCGCCAACCGCGGCGAGATCGCCGTCCGGATCATCCGGGCCGCCCGTGACCTGGGGATCCCGACGGTCGCCGTGCACTCGAAGGCGGACGCAGGCGCGCTGCACACCCGGCTCGCGGACACCAGCGTCGAGATCGGACCGTCGCCGGCGTCGAAGTCCTACCTGGTCGGGGACGCGATCCTGGCCGCAGCGAAGGACACCGGCGCCGACGCCGTCCACCCGGGGTACGGGTTCCTGTCCGAGCGGGCGTCGTTCGCGGCCGCGGTGGCCGACGCCGGGCTGACCTTCGTCGGCCCGGCCGCGGCGACCATCGAGCGGATGGGGGACAAGGTCGCCGCCCGCGAGGTCGCCCGCGCCGCGGGCGTGCCGACCGTGCCCGGGACACCGGGCGGCGTGGCCGGTGTGGACGCCGCCGTCGAGGCGGCTCGCGAGGTCGGCTACCCGGTGATGCTCAAGGCCGCGGCCGGCGGCGGCGGGCGCGGCATCCGGGTGGTGCACGACGAGGCGGCGCTGCGGACCGCGTTCGGGCAGGCCTCGCACGAGGCGCAGAAGGCGTTCGGCGACGGGACGATGTACCTGGAGCGCTACGTCGAGCTGGCCCGGCACGTCGAGGTGCAGGTGCTCGGCGACGGGACCGAGGCCGTGCACCTGTTCGAGCGGGAGTGCTCGCTGCAGCGGCGGCGCCAGAAGGTCGTCGAGGAGGCGGTGTCGCCGGGCATCACCGAGGCCGTGCGCGAGGCCATGACGACGGCCGCGGTCGACCTGTGCCGCGAGGTCGGCTACACCTCGGCCGGCACCGTCGAGTTCCTCGTCGACGACGCCACCGGGGAGTTCTTCTTCATCGAGATGAACACCCGCATCCAGGTCGAGCACCCGACCACCGAGCTCGTCACGGGGATCGACCTGGTCGCCGAGCAGCTGCGGGTCGCGGCCGGGGATCCGCTGCGGTTCGGCCAGGACGCGATCGCCCGGCGCGGGCACGCGATCGAGTACCGGGTCACGGCCGAGGACCCGGACCGGGACTTCCTGCCGCAGCCCGGTGGTGTCGGGCGGATCACCCTGCCCTCCGGGCCGTGGGTCCGCTGCGACACCTGGCTGGAACCCGACGCGACCGTCCCGCCGTACTACGACTCGCTGCTGGCGAAGGTCGTCGTCTGGGGCGCGGACCGGGACGAGGCACTCGCCCGGTCCCGGCGCGCCCTCGACGAGTTCGGCGTGGACGGTGTCCCGACGACCGCCGGGCTGCTGCGCACGCTGGTGGACGAGCCGTGGGTGGCGTCCGCGGACTTCCACACCAGCACGCTGGAACAGTGGCTCACCTCCCGGAAGGAGACCGCATGAGCGCCCGCTACAGCTGGGGTGGTGACGAGTTCATCTTCGTCGAGCTGGCCGAGGAGATGAGCCTGCAGGCGAACTTCAAGGCCGTGGCGATCACGAACCTGTTGCGTGCCGAGCGGCCGGACGGGGTCCTGGAGATCTGTTCGGCGAACGCGTCGTACCAGGTGCGGTACGACCCGGACGTGCAGGAGCCGTACGCGTTCCTGGCGCATCTGAAGGAGCTCGAGGAGCGGGTCGGGGACGCGTTGGGGGTGACGCTGGACTGCCGGGTGGTGGAGATCCCGGTGCTGTACCGGGATCCGTGGACGACCGAGACGTTGATGCGGTTCCGGGACCGGCACCAGGATCCGGAGGCGACCGACATCGAGTACGCGGCGCGGATCAACGGGTACGCCTCGGTGGAGGAGTTCGTCGCGGCGCATTCGGGGTCGCCGTGGTTCACCTCGATGGTGGGGTTCGTGGCGGGGTTGCCGTTCAAGTACCAGATGGTGCCGCGGGAGCGGCAGATCGTGGTGCCGAAGTACCTGCGGCCGCGGACGGACACGCCGAAGCAGACGGTCGGTTACGGCGGGTGTTTCTCGTGCATCTATTCGGTGCGTGGGGCGGGTGGGTACCAGATGTTCGGGATCACGCCGGCGCCGATCTACGACCCGCGGCAGACCAAGCCGGACTTCGCCGAGCACAAGGTGTTCATGCGGCCCGGTGACATGGTGAAGTTCCGGCCGATCGAGCGGGACGAGTACGACGAGTTGGAGGCGAAGGCCGAGGCGGGGGACTACCGGATCACGACCAAGGACGTCGAGTTCGACCTGCAGCCGTTCCTGGACGATCCGGACGGCTACAACAAGCGGTTGCTGGAGGGGCTGGCATGACCGGCACGACGATCGAGGTCCGCAAGCCCGGGCTGTCCACCACCGTGCAGGACGGCGGCCGCGCCGGCTACTACCACCTCGGCATCCCGCCGTCGGGTGCGCTGGACCAGTACTCGCTGGCCTGCGCGAACGCGCTGACCGGCAACGAGCCGGGCGCCGCCGCGCTGGAAATCGTCTACATGGGACCGGAGCTGCGGTTCACCGGACCGGCGGTGGTGGCCGTCACCGGGGCGGAGATCGCGCCGCGGGTCAACGGCGAGGCCCGGCCCCTGTGGGAGTCCTTCGCCGTCGGCGAGGGGGACGTGCTCGACTTCGACTTCCTCAAGGCCGGCGCACGGGCCTACCTGGCGGTGTCCGGCGGGCTCGACACCCGGGTCGACCTCGGCAGCCGTTCCACCTACCTGATCGGGTCGCTCGGCGGCGTCGACGGACGCCCCGTCGCCGAGGGCGACGTGCTGCCGGTCGGGGACGGCTCCGGCCGCGCCGGCCTGGTGGTGCCCGAGGACCTCCGCCCGTCGCTGTCCAAGGATGTCGAGGTGCGGGTCGTCATGGGGCTCTACGACCACCGGCTCACCGATCGGGGGCGGGCGACGTTCCTCGACACCGTCTGGACGCTGACCCCGGTGGCCGACCGGATGGGCTTCCGCTATTCGGGTGGCCAGCTGGAGACCGTCGAGCGGGAGCCGCCGTTCGGGGCCGGGCAGGACCCGTCGAACATCGTCGACTCGCCGTACCCGATCGGGTCCATCCAGGTGCCGGGCGGCGTCGAGCCGATCATCCTGCACCGCGACGCCGTCTCCGGAGGCGGCTACATGATGGTCGCGACCGTGCTGTCCGGTGACCTCGACGTCGTCGCGCAGTCGGCGCCCCGGACGCGGACGAAGTTCGTGGAGGTCGACCTGGAGACCGCTTTGGCGCTGCGCGCCGAGCGGAAGGACCGGATCGCGCGGATGCACGCCGCCGTGTCCGGCTGAGCGGGCCCGCCGTCCGCCGCTGGCCGATCACCGCCGGCTGGTCCAGACTCGGCAGTCGACCGGGTTCTGCGTCGGGAGGCGGTGGCGCGCATGGGCAGGCACCGGAGTACGAGCGGGCCGGGCCCGGTCCGGCGAACCCTGATGATCGCCGTGCCGTCGGTCGGTGTGGTGGCGCTCGCCGCCGCCGTGGTGATCGGCAGCGGGCTCACCGGCGACCGGGCGCCGCAGCGGCCGGGTGGCCCCGAGCCCGGTGGCCGGGGCCCGGCCGGTGCGGTGCCCACGCCCGGCACGACCCTCCCGCGCGGTCCGGGCGCCGCCCCGCGGCCCGGGCCGGACGGCGGGTCGTCGGCGACCGCCGGAGCGCTGCCCGGTGACCCGGTGCGGGCGGCCCGGGACGCCATGGGCGCGGCCGAGCACGTCGGCGGTGTCCCGGTGGGTTCGGCGCCGTCCTCGGTGGGGTCGCGGTCTGGGTCTGGGTCTGGGTCGGTATCCGGGTCGGGGTCGGGGGAGAGCGGTACGGCGGTCGGGTCGCGGGGCGGAACCGGTGCCGCGCAGCGGGGATCCGCCGCCTCGATGCAGCCGGGGGCCTCCTCGCAGCCTGGGGCATCGTCGCAGCCTGGGGTGTCGTCGCAGCCGGGGGCCGGAGCGGCGCATGGGCCCGCGCCGGGATGCCCGGGCGGATCGCAGCCTCGACTCGGGCCGCAGCCCGGACAAGGGGCGCCGCCCGGCCACGGGTGTCAGCCCGGACATGGGTCGCAGCCTGGCCACCGGGTGCAGCCCGGCCCCGGCGCACCGAGTGGCCCGGGAGCCCGGTCCGGCCCTTCGGGCGCTCGCCCCGCCACGCCTCCGGTCCCACCTGCACCGGCCGTGCCCGGGCTCCCGCAGCCACGCACCGCACCGCACGACCGCCCGTCGCCCGCCGTGCCGCACGAACCCGCACCGGTCGAGCGACCCGGCCGCCACGCCCGCGATGTCGGCGACGAGGTCCGGGCGCAGGTGCGCGTCCTCCGGGCCGAGGTCCGGGCGGACGTGCGCGAGATCCGGGGCGAGGCGCAGGCTCGGGCGCGCCACCTCCGCGCCGAGACCCGGCTCGAGCCCCGCCCCGAGGCCCCGGCGCAGGTGCGTGGCACCCACCGCGACGACCCGGATCAGCTCCGCGACCCCTGGAGCGGGATCCGGGAGCAGGTGCTCGGCACCGAGATCGCTGCCCAGCTCTAAGCGCCGCCGACCGGGTGAGTCGCACGAATCCGCCCCGCACCGGGCGCGAACGTGCACGCCGACGGGCGCCACGGGGTGGATCAGCACGAAGGTGCCCGTGGCACGGCGGAAACGCGCTGCTCGTCCGGCTCGCGGGAGTCGATCTGCACGAACGCGCCGGGTCGCGGGCCGAAACGTGCCGCTCGATCGGCTCGCGTGAGTCGATCTGCACGAATCCGCCCGGCTCGGGGCGGAAACGTGCCGCTCGACCGGCTCGCGTGAGTCGATCTGCACGCAGGCGC
It contains:
- the pxpA gene encoding 5-oxoprolinase subunit PxpA — encoded protein: MDMVAINCDMGESFAIYHCGDDEGLMPFVTVANVACGFHASDPRVMSRTVKLAKRHGVQVGAHPSLPDREGFGRREMKLDREELTAAVVYQIGALTGFLRAEGMELNHVKAHGALYGMASRDEEVAAAVADAADVFGVPLMGMAGTVHEKVWGDRPAGFLSEYYADLDYRDDGSLIITREHHAFDPETAAAGALRAVTEGVATSENGKEIPVRADCVCVHSDTPNAVELAQAVHTALKPHLN
- a CDS encoding acetyl-CoA carboxylase is translated as MSRHEIVSPIPGVFYRRPDPDSPPFAEDGASVTDDSPVGLVEVMKSFHQVPAGVSGTLVEFLVADEDEVDAGQPVAVVETQ
- a CDS encoding acetyl-CoA carboxylase biotin carboxylase subunit, coding for MRRLLVANRGEIAVRIIRAARDLGIPTVAVHSKADAGALHTRLADTSVEIGPSPASKSYLVGDAILAAAKDTGADAVHPGYGFLSERASFAAAVADAGLTFVGPAAATIERMGDKVAAREVARAAGVPTVPGTPGGVAGVDAAVEAAREVGYPVMLKAAAGGGGRGIRVVHDEAALRTAFGQASHEAQKAFGDGTMYLERYVELARHVEVQVLGDGTEAVHLFERECSLQRRRQKVVEEAVSPGITEAVREAMTTAAVDLCREVGYTSAGTVEFLVDDATGEFFFIEMNTRIQVEHPTTELVTGIDLVAEQLRVAAGDPLRFGQDAIARRGHAIEYRVTAEDPDRDFLPQPGGVGRITLPSGPWVRCDTWLEPDATVPPYYDSLLAKVVVWGADRDEALARSRRALDEFGVDGVPTTAGLLRTLVDEPWVASADFHTSTLEQWLTSRKETA
- a CDS encoding allophanate hydrolase subunit 1; the protein is MSARYSWGGDEFIFVELAEEMSLQANFKAVAITNLLRAERPDGVLEICSANASYQVRYDPDVQEPYAFLAHLKELEERVGDALGVTLDCRVVEIPVLYRDPWTTETLMRFRDRHQDPEATDIEYAARINGYASVEEFVAAHSGSPWFTSMVGFVAGLPFKYQMVPRERQIVVPKYLRPRTDTPKQTVGYGGCFSCIYSVRGAGGYQMFGITPAPIYDPRQTKPDFAEHKVFMRPGDMVKFRPIERDEYDELEAKAEAGDYRITTKDVEFDLQPFLDDPDGYNKRLLEGLA
- a CDS encoding biotin-dependent carboxyltransferase family protein — encoded protein: MTGTTIEVRKPGLSTTVQDGGRAGYYHLGIPPSGALDQYSLACANALTGNEPGAAALEIVYMGPELRFTGPAVVAVTGAEIAPRVNGEARPLWESFAVGEGDVLDFDFLKAGARAYLAVSGGLDTRVDLGSRSTYLIGSLGGVDGRPVAEGDVLPVGDGSGRAGLVVPEDLRPSLSKDVEVRVVMGLYDHRLTDRGRATFLDTVWTLTPVADRMGFRYSGGQLETVEREPPFGAGQDPSNIVDSPYPIGSIQVPGGVEPIILHRDAVSGGGYMMVATVLSGDLDVVAQSAPRTRTKFVEVDLETALALRAERKDRIARMHAAVSG